GCCAGGTCCATGTCACCACCGATCCCAAGGAAGCGGTCAAGGATGCCGATTGCATCGTGACCGACGTCTGGGTGTCGATGGGAGACACCGACGCGATGGGACGCCATGTGATGCTGGCCCCCTATCAGGTGACCGAGACGGTGATGGGCATGGCCAGGCCCGGCGCCATCTTCATGCATTGCCTGCCCGCCCATCGCGGTGAGGAGGTGACGGCCGGCGTCATCGACGGGGCAAACTCCGTCGTCTGGGACGAGGCCGAGAATCGCCTCCACGCCCAGAAGGGGATCCTGCTCTGGTCCCTGGGCGTCATCTGATCCGAGTCCTGAGTCGAGAACCGAGAGACGTGAGCGCAATTCCCGATATCGCCGACGATCGCGTCCTTCCGTTCCAGATCGAAGCCAGCGCGCTGCGCGGCCGGATCCTGCGCATGGGGCCGCTGCTGGACGAGGTCCTGCGGCACCATGCCTATCCGAAACCGGTGGCCGAGCGGCTGGCGGAGATGCTGGCGCTGGCGGCGCTCCTCTCGGGCGCGCTCAAGTTCGAGGGCGTCTTCACGCTCCAGATCAAGGGCGACGGGCCGGTCAAGCTGATGGTCGCCGACGTCACCAGCGCCGGCCATATGCGGGGCTATGCGCAGTTCGATGCCGGGGCCGTGGCAGCGCTGGCGTCGGGGCCGACGCCCTCGGTGCCGAAGCTCTTCGGTGCCGGGTATCTGGCGCTCACCGTCGATCAGGGCGTCCATACCGAGCGCTATCAGGGAATCGTCGAGCTGACGGGATCGACCCTCGCCGAATGCGTCCATGGCTATTTCCGCCAGTCCGAACAGCTCGAGGCGGCGGTCATGGTGGCGGCCCGCGCCCCCGCCGACGGGGGCAACCAGGGCTGGCGCGCCGGCGCTCTCATGTTGCAGCGCCTGCCCACCAGCGGCACCGAGATGGCGCTCGACGATGCCGACGAGGCCTGGCGCCGCGCGCTCATCCTGATGTCGAGCTGCAGCCCGGCCGAGCTGACGTCGACCGCGCTCGCTTCCGAAGACGTTCTCTTCCGCCTGTTCCATGAGGATGGCGTGCGGGTGTTCCGCGACCATCCGCTCGAGGCCAGATGCCGCTGCTCGCGCGAGCGTGTGGTACGCGTGCTCGAGGCCCTGCCGCGCCAGGACCTCGACGAGATGAAGGTCGAAGGCGAGGTCGTGGTGACCTGCGAGTTCTGCAGCCGGGTCTATCGCTTCGACGACACCGAGATCGCGGCGCTGATCAAGGGCTGAGACGGGTTGCAATCGATCGGGCTTCGGAGGCCTTGATGAAGCGGTTCTCGACGCAGCGGTTTCTGGGTGTGGTTCTCGTTCTCGCTGGCGGCCTGCTCGCCGCCTGCGACACGCCGCCCCACCGCGATCCCTTTCCGCAGCTGACCTATGCGCATCTGGGACCGATCAATCTGGACGTGGCGCAGATCGCGATCGTCGACGCCTATCAGCCGCCCATGGCCGACCCGCATGTCGAGCAGGATTTCCCGACGCCGCCGGCAGCGGCCGCGCGGCAATGGGCGCAAGACCGGCTGAAGGCGGTCGGCAGCGACGGGGTCGCGAAATACACCATCACCGACGGATCGGCGATCGACGTGCCGCTCCCGCGCACCACCGGCCTCGACGGCATGATCACGCAGGACCAGTCGGACCGCTATGACGTGACCGTCACGGTCCGGCTCGACCTCGAGAACCGCATGGGCAATCACCGTGGCTCGATCACCGCCACCGCCAAGCGCAGCGAGACCGCCGCCGAGGACATGACGCTCAACGAGCGCGAGAAGCTCTGGTTCGAGATGACCGACCAGCTGATGAAGCAGCTCAATGCCGAGCTGGAGAAGCAGATCGGGAGGAATTTGAAGGATTTCGTGCGGTAGGAGGACCCCTCCCCTACCCCCTCCCGCAAGGGGAGGGAGCGTGAGTGTTTTTCACCGCTCCCGCATTCTCTTCGCTGCTTTCGCACCACCGCTCCGGTGAATCACGAATTGAACCAGCCCCCTCTCCTTGCAGGGCTGTCCGGGGAAACTCATGCATAACAGAACGCCATCTGGTTGGCTGGGACTTTGGGAGATGGCTTGCTTGGATTGACGGGCGGCGGGCGATCGATACGGTGGAAGGTTTTCCTGGTAAAGAGCGACTGGCCGACGAGTTCGGCCAGTCGCAGGAGGGGGATTTTCACGCTGTGGAGGCGCGCGCCGATGCGCAGGAGCAGATAGGCGATCATGGCGGCGAGGACCTGCAGCCGGATGGCATTTTCGTTGTTGCCAAGGAACTTGCGAATATCGAGATGCTGCTTGATCCAGCGGAACAGCAGCTCGATCTGCCACCGGGTCTTGTAGAGGGTGGCGATTTCCACGGCCGAGCGGGTCATATCGTTGGTGATGAGGGTGATGACGCCGCCTTTTTCGCGCCGGACCCGGATCCGACGCAGCCGGATCGCCAGCTTGGAATCGCCCTTACTGACGAGGCGGACCTCGGCGTCGTCGATGATCCTGAAGCCGTCGCCGACAATCTTCCGGAGCTTGCGCCGCTTGGTGGCGCGCAAGCGCATGTTGGACTTCGCGCGCGTGACGAAGACCGCCTCGGCGGCGTCGATCTGGCACCACCAACTGTAGCGACAATAGCCTTTGTCGAAGACATAGGTGGCTCCGGCCTCGATCGGCACGCGCCGGCCCACCTCGATGTCGTTGATGGTGGCCGGCGTGACCTCGACCGAGCAGGGGCGATCGGCCTTGGGATCGTAGACGACATGCATCTTCATGCCGCGGATCCGGCCGTTCCAGTCCGCCCAGGCGCAGACCTTGCCCAGCGGAATCGGCGAGGCGTCGATCAAACGCAGCATCTCGTTCCCTTCCTGGCGAGCCAGCCGATCCACCTCCTGGGAAAGCGTGCCAAACAGCCCCGCAAACACACTCACTGGACGGCGCGCATTGGCATCCGACAAGGTCGAACGAACCAGCTTCCCGACCCCCAGATGGTAGTGATGCTGGGAGTTGGCGTTGAAACCCGCCTCCACCCCCCGCAGGCTCTTGGCGTGGCTGAGCTGGGCGTAGATCAGCGCCACCAGATGATCCCAGCTCTTGAAGGATTTGTCGTAGGCATCGCCGTCGTGGCGCTCCACCAGCGTGCGGAATTGACGCCGATCGATGGGTTTCAGCAGGCTCACGAAGATGCTACCCATGTACTGCATGCCCGGTTCCCTTTCTGAGTCTCGACAACCAGAAAGTACCCGGAAAACCTCCGGAAAACCGGGCATGCGCCCGCGACCTATCGACTCATTCCCCGGACAGCCCTGCTCTCCTTGCGGGGAGGGGGTAGGGGGAGGGGTTGTTTCAGAATGGAGTGGCAATATCGATTGTGGGTCGCGATCGAAGCTTTGAAGTAGAGCGAAGCGATCACGTCGACTTGGAGGGGCCGCCGCTCGGTGTTGGCTACCCCCGCCAATAGGTCCGGCTGAGCAGCACGAGGACCGTGAGGAGCTCGAGGCGGCCGAGCATCATGGCGAGAGACAGCAGCCACTTGGCGCCGTCATGAAGGCTCGCATAGTTGCCGATGGGCCCGATCTCGGGGGTCAGGCCGGGCCCGACATTGGCGATCGCCTGGGCGACGGCGCTCATCGCTGCCACCAGATCCATTCCGAACGCGCTGACCGCGATCGAGATCGCGGCAAACGTGGCGATATAGAACACGATGAAGCTCAGGACGGAACGCACCACTTCATCGCTGATGGGTAAACCGTTATAGAATGGCAGCGTCACCCGATGAGGGTGGATCATGTGCGCGATCTGCGAACGCGCCACCGCACCGACCACACAGATGCGGAAGAACTTGATGCCGCCCGCTGTCGATCCCGTGCAGGCGCCGAGGAACAGCAGCACCATGAACATGACCATCGGCATCGAGCCCCAGACGAGATAGTCCTCCGAGGCGAATCCCGTCGTGGTGATGATGGAAACGACGTTGAAGCTGGAGCTGCGCAAGGAGTCTCCGAACGCCCTCCCGTTGACCTCCCACTGCCAGAAGGTCATGCCGGCGGCGAAGAGCAGGACGCAAAGCAGGTACCAGCGCGTCTGGTCGTCATGCCAGAGCCAGGTAAGATCGCCGCGTGCAGCCCGCGCCAGCAGCACGAACGTCATGCCGGCGATCAGCATGAAGAAGGTGAGTATCCATTCGACGGCGGGGCTGTGGAAGTATCCGACCGATGCGTCGTGGGTCGAAAAACCGCCCGTCGCCAGCGTGGCCATCGCATGGCAGACCGCGTCGAAAGCCGGCATGCCGGCGATCACGAGCGCAACTGCGCAGATCGTGGTGAGAGTCACATAGACCGAGATCAGTACGCTCGAGACCTGGCTGACCCGCGGACGGATTTTTTCAGATTTGTCCGAAGATTCCATGCGGAAGAGCTGCATCCCGCCCACCCGGAGGATCGGGAATATCGTGACCGCGATGACGATGATGCCGATGCCCCCGACCCAATGCAGCAGGGCGCGCCAGAGCAGCACGCCCATGGGCCGGCCGTCCAGATTGGGCAGGACGGAGGCCCCGGTCGTGGTCAGTCCCGACATGCTCTCGAAATAGGCATCGGTGAAATCGAGTCCTGCCCGCGTCAGCATGAGCGGGAGCGTCGCGAAGCCTGCCAGTACGATCCAGCTGACGGTCACCAGCAGAAAGCCCTCGCGGGCCCGGAGCTGCGGCGGTTCGGCTTGACGAAATCCCAGCACCATCGCGGCGCCGGCGACGCCCGTCGAGATCGCCGACAGTGAGAAGGCCCGCCAGTCGGGGTCGCCCGCCAGCGCGTCGATCGCCGCGGGCAGCAGCATGGCGGCGGCGAGCGCCAGCAGCAGGAAGCCGATGATGAAGAACACCGCGCGGAAATCAGGCATGGCGCCCGAGTCGCCCGGTCAATGTCCTGGGCCTGCGTCCCGTCCTGGGATCAGACATTGACCATGGTCGAAGCGGCCGGGTGGCCGATGATGGCGAGGAACTCGCGCCGGGTGCGGGCATCGGTGCGGAACAGCCCCAGCATGCGGCTCGTCACCATGCTCATGCCGGGCTTGTGCACGCCGCGCGTCGTCATGCATTGATGGGCCGCGTCGATCACGACCGCCACGCCCTTGGGCTGCAGCACCTCGTCGATGGTGTTGGCGATCTGGGCCGTCATCTTCTCCTGGATCTGCAGCCGCTTGCTGTAGATGTCGAGCACCCGGGCCAGCTTGCTGATGCCGATGACGCGCTTGTTCGGCAGATAGGCGATGTGGGCGCGCCCGATGATGGGTGCGAGGTGGTGCTCGCAATGCGACTCGAAACGCATGTCGCGCAGGATCACCATCTCGTCATAGCCGCCGGTCTCCTCGAAGGTACGCTGCAGCACCTCGACCGGATCCTCGCCATAGCCGCCGAAGAACTCTTCGTAGGCGCGCGTGACGCGATCGGGCGTGCCGAGCAGCCCTTCGCGCGCCGGATCGTCGCCGGCCCAGCGAATGAGGGTGCGCACCGCCTCCTCCGCTTCTTCGCGCGTCGGCTTCACCGGCAGGGCATTGCCGTTCTTTTTGACCAGGCGCGGACGCGGGCCGCCGGCGCGCTCGGGTTTTGCAGGTGGCTTCCTCATCGCTTTAGATCCTCGTTCGGGTTCATCGGCGGCCCGCCGGCGCCCGCTGGCGCTTCAGGGTGGAGCTCGCCTGGTCAGGTCGTACGGGCCGGGAACCGAATCAGTTCACTCTTTTGGGCAGATGCGGGCTGTCCAGCGAGAAGGCCGGAACGGCCACGTCGAATCGCTCGCCGGTCTCGTTCTCCATCTGGTAGGTCCCGACCATGAATCCAGAGGCGGTCGGCAGCGGCGTACCGCTGGTGTATTCGAAGGATTCGCCGGGCTTGAGCACGGGCTGCTCGCCCACGACTCCGGCCCCGCGAACCTCCTGGACCTTGCCGCGGGCGTCGGTGATGCGCCAATAGCGCGAGCGCAGCTGCACCGTCTCGGGTCCCTGATTCTCGATGCGGATGTGATAGGCCCAGACGAAGCGCTGCTCGTCGGGGGCAGACTGGTCGTCGAGATAGGTCGGTTCGACCGTGATGCGGATCGATCGCGTGCTCTGGCTATACATGGGGACCCTCTGATTCGGACTGCCGTCGGCGACCGGGAACGGCAGCGTCTATGGGCCGTCACTCTGCAGCGCATTCTAGGCGGCAAGCGGGCGATGTCCAGCCAAGCGACCCTTCGCCGCGGCGGCTTATCCCCAATGTTATCGGGGCGATCCCTTCTCACGGCACCCCCGACGATGGGCCCTCGAGGGACATCACGAATCCCCAAAAGAAAGCGGCGCCGGAATTTCTTCCGGCGCCGCGATCTGAGGGTCGAAACCCCGTCGTCGAGATTACTGCTGGATGATGATCTCGGCGCGACGGTTGGCCTGCTCGCGCACGCCATCGGCCGTGGGCACTGCAGGATCGGCTTCGCCGCGGCCGGCCGTCGTGATCTGGTCGGCGGCGATGCCACCGGAGATCAGGGCGTCACGGACCGCGTCGGCACGACGCAGCGACAAGGCCATGTTGTAGTCTTCCGAACCCGACAGGTCGGTGTAACCGGTCACCGAGATCGGCGGCGTGCCGACCTTGTTGGCGTCGGAGATGACCTGCTGGATGACAGTCTGACCATCCGGGCGGATGTTCGACTTGTCGAAGTCGAAGTACACGATGTAGCTGGACGGCATCGCCGGCTCAGCAGCGGCCTGCTCGGCAGCCGGCTTCATCGCCGCTTCGAGTTCCTCGAGAGCGGAGTAGAAGGCATTGCGGCAAGCTGCGATATGGTCGGGCTGATGGTTCTCTTCGGCCTGCTCGATCCAGCAGTCGAAGCGGCCCTGCGCGCGCGCCGCCAGGTCGGGGTGCGAATCACGAGCGCCGGATTCGAGCGCGACCATCAAACGGTTGCGGCCCTCGGCGAGATCGCCAGCCCACTCGGCCGGGATGTCCCAATTGGCCAGTTCTTCGGGCTGCACCACTTCGCCAGCGGCGGCCTTGAGGCCTTTCTGAGCGAAATAGTCCGCATCCGGCCAGTCATACATCTGGTCGGCTTCGAAAGTGACAATCTGCCGGTATTCCTCGGCCAGAGCCTTCGTGAAGGGCGAGCCCGTCGCCTCCACTGCTTTCATGGCTTGAATGTTGGTCGTGCACCCGGCCAACAGGCCCATCAGCGCAACAACCCCCAAGGACTTCAAATTCAACATCTTTTTATCTCCCCAAAACCCGCGGACGGCGTTAGCGCCATACCACGGTAGTGCACCAGCCCCGTGCCCAACCCCCTGGAAGGGCGCCGAACCGGGCTATCCGGCTGTACCACCACTCAAGCGGATACTAGGGTTGGTACGGTAAATTGTCAAAGCCAGTGGGTGAAATTGCTGTCTTTCGAGGCTCTTGTGGCCAATTTACCACAGTCTGTGGTAAAAATGTAGCGAGCCCCTCAGCTATTCTCATCGTGGCCTGGAGACCCGATTGGCCATGTTCCAGGCGCCCATCGGACCGACCTCTATGCGTTTCCCGTCAAGCTGCTTTATCGAGGGTTGTATATCCTACGGTTAGGGGCGGCAGCGCCAGCCTCGGAAACCACTCACGGCCTCCGGGCTATCCCGTCGCCGCGGTCTCCGCCGGGGTAGAACCGGTTTCGCCCGGCCGCTGCTTCTCGCCGATGCTCCGCACAACCGTCGCGGGCAAGGGGCACCTCCCTCTCGGCGATTCTTGTCCGTTTCCACGGCTTTGCCTATAACGTGGGACTCGGAGCCTCGCGGGTGTAGCTCAATGGTAGAGCAGAAGCTTCCCAAGCTTACGACGAGGGTTCGATTCCCTTCACCCGCTCCAATTCCACACAAAATGTTTCCCGAATCAGGCAAGCGTCGCCTCTGATCCAGCCGCTGGACGAGCCTGTTCGCAACGATCGGCTCCCGATCCCGGCGCGTTCTTCCTTCAATGAGCCCCTGGATCGGGTGCGCTGGTGGCGGGAATTTCTGCAGATTCGGCATCGGATCCCGCCGGCTTCTTCTTCGAGAAGCGCTCGCGGATCACGACGAAGAACATCGGAATCAGGAAGATCGCGAGGAAGGTCGCCGTGATCATGCCGCCGATCACACCGGTTCCGATCGCATGCTGGCTGGCGGAGCCCGCGCCGTTGCTGATGGCGAGCGGCAGCACGCCGAGGATGAAGGCCATGGAGGTCATCAGGATCGGCCGCAGCCGCAGGCGCGCCGCTTCCATGGCGGCGTCGACCGCCGTGCGGCCCTGGCGTTGCAGCTCCTTGGCGAACTCGACGATCAGGATGGCGTTCTTCGCCGACAGGCCGACCGTGGTCAGCAGGGCGACCTGGAAATAGACGTCGTTCGACAGGCCCCGGCCCGTCGCCGCCAGCAGCGCGCCGACGATGCCGAGCGGCACCACCATGATGACGGAGAAGGGGATCGACCAGCTCTCATAGAGCGCCGCCAGGCTGAGGAACACGACCAGGATGGAGATGCCGTAGAGCATCGGGGCTTGCGAGCCGGCCTGGCGCTCCTGGAACGAGATGCCGGTCCATTCATGGCCGATGCCGGTCGGCAGTTCGCTCGCGAGCCGCTCCATCTCGTCCATGGCCTCACCTGTGCTGCGGCCGGCCGCGGTGCTGCCCTGGATCTCCACCGAGGAGACGCCGTTATAGCGCTCAAGCTTGGGCGAGCCCGAGCTCCAGCGGCTGGTGGCGAAGGAGGAGAAGGGCACCATCGTTCCGTGGATGTTGCGCACATACCAGCGGTTGACGTCCTCCGGGTTCATCCGGAAGGGCGCATCGGCCTGCACATAGACGCGTTTGATGCGGTTGTCGGTATCGAGGAAGTTGTTGACGTAGGAGGAGGCCCACGCGATCGAGAAGGTCTGGTCGATCGCGGTCAAGGTCACGCCCAGCGCGCTCGCCTTCTCTCGGTCGATCTCGACGCTGAACTGCGGCTGATCGTCCAGGCCGTTCGGGCGCACCAGGGCGAGCACAGGGTCCTTGGCGGCCGCCGCCAGGAGCTGGTTGCGGGCTGCCATCAGCGCGTCATGGCCAAGGCCGGCGATATCCTCGAGCTCGAAATCGAATCCCGCGGCTGTGCCAAGCGCGGGGATCGGCGGTGGATTGATCGGGATCACCACTGCATATTTATAGGCGGCGAAAGCCTGGGCGATGCGCCGGATGAGGGCCTGCACCTTGTCCTTGTCGGCGGCGCGCTGGCCCCAGTCCTTGAGGCGCGCGAAGACGAGGCCGGAATTCTGGCCGCGGCCGGCGAAGCTGAAGCCGGCGACCTCGAATGTCGAGGCGACGATGTCCTTCTCGTGGGTGAAGAGATAGTCGTGAATGTCGTCGAGCACCTTCTGGGTGCGCTCCTGCGTGGTGCCCGGCGGGGTCTGCGCCTGGATCAGCAGGATCCCCTGGTCCTCGTCCGGCAGGAAGGAGGTCGGCAGCCGCAGGAAGAGGAAGGCCACGCCGCCAAGTAGCAGCAGATAGATGAAGAGCCAGCGCAGGGGGCGCCGGATCACCTGTCGCACCCCGCCATGATAGCGCTCGCGGCCGCCGTCGAAGGCGCGGTTGAACCAGCCGAAAAAGCCCCGCTTCTGGATATGGTGGCCTTTGGGGATCGGCTTGAGGAGGCTCGCGCACAGGGCCGGCGTCAGGGTCAGCGCCACCAGGACCGACAGCACCATGGCGGCGACAATCGTCAGCGAGAACTGGCGGTAGATCGCGCCGACGGCGCCCCCGGAGAAGGCCATCGGCACGAACACCGCCGAAAGCACCAGCGCCACGCCGATCAGCGCCCCCGTGATCTGGTCCATGGCCTTGCGCGTAGCGTCGCGCGGCGACAAACCCTCCTCGGCCATCACGCGCTCGACATTCTCCACCACGACGATCGCGTCGTCGACCAGGAGCCCGATGGCGAGCACGAGCCCGAACATCGAGAGCGTGTTGATCGAGAATCCCACCGCCGACATGATGGCGAAGGTGCCCAGCAGCACCACCGGGACCGCGATTGTCGGGATGAAAGTGGCCCGGAAATTCTGCAGGAACAGATACATTACGAGAAACACCAGGCCGATGCCCTCGAGCAGCGTGATCACCACCGCCTGGATGGAGATCCGCACGAAGGGCGTGGTGTCGTACGGATACTCGGCCTCCAGCCCGTGCGGGAAATAGGCCGAAAGCTGCTGCACCTTCGCCCGCACCGCGGCCGCGGTCTGGAGCGCATTGGCGCCGGTCGCGAGCTGGACGCCCAGGCCCGCCGCCGGCGAGCCGCTGTATTTGGTGTCCACGATGTAGTTCTCGCCGCCCAGATCGATCCGCGCCACGTCCTTGATGCGGACCTGGGAACCGTCGGGATTGACCTTGAGCAGCACGTTGCCGAACTGCTCTGGCGTGCGCAGCAGGGTCGCCTCGCTGATCGTCGCGGTGAGCATCTGGCCCGGCACCGCGGGCGTGCCGCCCAGCTGTCCAGCCGCCACCTGAACGTTCTGGCCCTCAAGCGCAGTGGTCACATCGACGGGTGTCAGATTGACCCGGATCAGTTTGTCGGGATCGAGCCAGATGCGGATGGCATATTGCGTGCCGAACACGTTGACCGTCCCGACGCCGTTGATCCGGCTCACCGGATCCTGCACATGCGAGACCAGGTAGTTGGCGAGGTCGTACTTGGTCATGCTGTGGTCGGTCGACACGAAGGCCAGCACCATCAGGAAGCCGCTGCTGGACTTCGTCACGCTGACGCCGGCCTGCTGCACCGCCTGAGGCAGGAGCGGCGTCGCCAGCTGCAGCTTGTTCTGCACCTGGACCTGCGCGATGTCGGGGTCGGTGCCCGGCGCGAAGGTGAGTGTGATCGTCGCCGTGCCCGAATTATCGCTGTTGGACGAGATGTAGAGCAGGTGATCGAGCCCGTTCATCTGCTGCTCGATCACCTGCGTGATCGTGGCCTCGACCGTCGCGGCCGAGGCGCCGGCATAGACCGCGCGGACCTGTACGGAGGGCGGCGCGATGGTCGGATATTGCTCGACGGGCAGGCCGGTGATGGCCAGTGCGCCCGCCAGCATGAGGACGATGGCGATCACCCAGGCGAAGATCGGGCGATCGATGAAGAATTTCGCCATGGTGCGGGTTACGCTCTACTGCGCTTGGGTGGCGCCGGCGGGAGCGGCGGTTGGCGTGGCGGCGGCCGTAGGAGCGGGTGCCGGGGGCAGCTCGACCGGCTTCACGACCGCGCCCGGTTGTATCTTCTGCAGCCCGGCGACGATGACCCTGTCGCCGGGATTGAGACCGCTTTCGACGATCCAGTTGGGACCTTGCGTGCGGCTCACCGCGATGGCCCGCACCACGACCTTGTTGTCGGGGTCGACGATCATGACGGTCGGATTGCCCTTGGCATCGCGCGCGACCGCGGCCTCGGGCACGAGCAAAGCGTGCTCGTCGATGCCCTCCTGCAGGCGCGCGCGCACGAACATGCCCGGCAGCAGGACCTGGTCGGGGTTCGCAAAGATGGCCCGCAGCTTCACGCTGCCGGTGTTCAGGTCGACGGTGATGTCGGTGAATTCGAGCCTGCCGTCCAGCGGATAGAGCGTGCCGTCGTCGAGGATGATCTGGACCTTGACCTCGTTCGGGCCGGCGGCCTGAAGCTGCCCGTTGGCCAGCTCGCGGCGCATC
The nucleotide sequence above comes from Hypericibacter terrae. Encoded proteins:
- the folE gene encoding GTP cyclohydrolase I FolE → MRKPPAKPERAGGPRPRLVKKNGNALPVKPTREEAEEAVRTLIRWAGDDPAREGLLGTPDRVTRAYEEFFGGYGEDPVEVLQRTFEETGGYDEMVILRDMRFESHCEHHLAPIIGRAHIAYLPNKRVIGISKLARVLDIYSKRLQIQEKMTAQIANTIDEVLQPKGVAVVIDAAHQCMTTRGVHKPGMSMVTSRMLGLFRTDARTRREFLAIIGHPAASTMVNV
- a CDS encoding IS4 family transposase gives rise to the protein MQYMGSIFVSLLKPIDRRQFRTLVERHDGDAYDKSFKSWDHLVALIYAQLSHAKSLRGVEAGFNANSQHHYHLGVGKLVRSTLSDANARRPVSVFAGLFGTLSQEVDRLARQEGNEMLRLIDASPIPLGKVCAWADWNGRIRGMKMHVVYDPKADRPCSVEVTPATINDIEVGRRVPIEAGATYVFDKGYCRYSWWCQIDAAEAVFVTRAKSNMRLRATKRRKLRKIVGDGFRIIDDAEVRLVSKGDSKLAIRLRRIRVRREKGGVITLITNDMTRSAVEIATLYKTRWQIELLFRWIKQHLDIRKFLGNNENAIRLQVLAAMIAYLLLRIGARLHSVKIPLLRLAELVGQSLFTRKTFHRIDRPPPVNPSKPSPKVPANQMAFCYA
- a CDS encoding efflux RND transporter permease subunit yields the protein MAKFFIDRPIFAWVIAIVLMLAGALAITGLPVEQYPTIAPPSVQVRAVYAGASAATVEATITQVIEQQMNGLDHLLYISSNSDNSGTATITLTFAPGTDPDIAQVQVQNKLQLATPLLPQAVQQAGVSVTKSSSGFLMVLAFVSTDHSMTKYDLANYLVSHVQDPVSRINGVGTVNVFGTQYAIRIWLDPDKLIRVNLTPVDVTTALEGQNVQVAAGQLGGTPAVPGQMLTATISEATLLRTPEQFGNVLLKVNPDGSQVRIKDVARIDLGGENYIVDTKYSGSPAAGLGVQLATGANALQTAAAVRAKVQQLSAYFPHGLEAEYPYDTTPFVRISIQAVVITLLEGIGLVFLVMYLFLQNFRATFIPTIAVPVVLLGTFAIMSAVGFSINTLSMFGLVLAIGLLVDDAIVVVENVERVMAEEGLSPRDATRKAMDQITGALIGVALVLSAVFVPMAFSGGAVGAIYRQFSLTIVAAMVLSVLVALTLTPALCASLLKPIPKGHHIQKRGFFGWFNRAFDGGRERYHGGVRQVIRRPLRWLFIYLLLLGGVAFLFLRLPTSFLPDEDQGILLIQAQTPPGTTQERTQKVLDDIHDYLFTHEKDIVASTFEVAGFSFAGRGQNSGLVFARLKDWGQRAADKDKVQALIRRIAQAFAAYKYAVVIPINPPPIPALGTAAGFDFELEDIAGLGHDALMAARNQLLAAAAKDPVLALVRPNGLDDQPQFSVEIDREKASALGVTLTAIDQTFSIAWASSYVNNFLDTDNRIKRVYVQADAPFRMNPEDVNRWYVRNIHGTMVPFSSFATSRWSSGSPKLERYNGVSSVEIQGSTAAGRSTGEAMDEMERLASELPTGIGHEWTGISFQERQAGSQAPMLYGISILVVFLSLAALYESWSIPFSVIMVVPLGIVGALLAATGRGLSNDVYFQVALLTTVGLSAKNAILIVEFAKELQRQGRTAVDAAMEAARLRLRPILMTSMAFILGVLPLAISNGAGSASQHAIGTGVIGGMITATFLAIFLIPMFFVVIRERFSKKKPAGSDAESAEIPATSAPDPGAH
- the apaG gene encoding Co2+/Mg2+ efflux protein ApaG; its protein translation is MYSQSTRSIRITVEPTYLDDQSAPDEQRFVWAYHIRIENQGPETVQLRSRYWRITDARGKVQEVRGAGVVGEQPVLKPGESFEYTSGTPLPTASGFMVGTYQMENETGERFDVAVPAFSLDSPHLPKRVN
- a CDS encoding OmpA family protein, with the translated sequence MLNLKSLGVVALMGLLAGCTTNIQAMKAVEATGSPFTKALAEEYRQIVTFEADQMYDWPDADYFAQKGLKAAAGEVVQPEELANWDIPAEWAGDLAEGRNRLMVALESGARDSHPDLAARAQGRFDCWIEQAEENHQPDHIAACRNAFYSALEELEAAMKPAAEQAAAEPAMPSSYIVYFDFDKSNIRPDGQTVIQQVISDANKVGTPPISVTGYTDLSGSEDYNMALSLRRADAVRDALISGGIAADQITTAGRGEADPAVPTADGVREQANRRAEIIIQQ
- the hslO gene encoding Hsp33 family molecular chaperone HslO → MSAIPDIADDRVLPFQIEASALRGRILRMGPLLDEVLRHHAYPKPVAERLAEMLALAALLSGALKFEGVFTLQIKGDGPVKLMVADVTSAGHMRGYAQFDAGAVAALASGPTPSVPKLFGAGYLALTVDQGVHTERYQGIVELTGSTLAECVHGYFRQSEQLEAAVMVAARAPADGGNQGWRAGALMLQRLPTSGTEMALDDADEAWRRALILMSSCSPAELTSTALASEDVLFRLFHEDGVRVFRDHPLEARCRCSRERVVRVLEALPRQDLDEMKVEGEVVVTCEFCSRVYRFDDTEIAALIKG
- a CDS encoding TrkH family potassium uptake protein, which translates into the protein MPDFRAVFFIIGFLLLALAAAMLLPAAIDALAGDPDWRAFSLSAISTGVAGAAMVLGFRQAEPPQLRAREGFLLVTVSWIVLAGFATLPLMLTRAGLDFTDAYFESMSGLTTTGASVLPNLDGRPMGVLLWRALLHWVGGIGIIVIAVTIFPILRVGGMQLFRMESSDKSEKIRPRVSQVSSVLISVYVTLTTICAVALVIAGMPAFDAVCHAMATLATGGFSTHDASVGYFHSPAVEWILTFFMLIAGMTFVLLARAARGDLTWLWHDDQTRWYLLCVLLFAAGMTFWQWEVNGRAFGDSLRSSSFNVVSIITTTGFASEDYLVWGSMPMVMFMVLLFLGACTGSTAGGIKFFRICVVGAVARSQIAHMIHPHRVTLPFYNGLPISDEVVRSVLSFIVFYIATFAAISIAVSAFGMDLVAAMSAVAQAIANVGPGLTPEIGPIGNYASLHDGAKWLLSLAMMLGRLELLTVLVLLSRTYWRG